A window of the Glaciimonas sp. CA11.2 genome harbors these coding sequences:
- a CDS encoding glutamate synthase subunit beta produces the protein MGKVTGFMEYSRMPETYEAPLARKKHYKEFILQLGDKEAKVQGARCMDCGIPFCNNGCPVNNIIPDWNDLVYRGAYQEALDTLHSTNNFPEFTGRICPAPCESACTLGINDDPVGIKSIEHFIIDKGWENGWVVAQPALVKTGKKVAVVGSGPAGLAAAQQLARIGHDVTVFEKSDRIGGLLRYGIPDFKMEKSHIDRRVAQMEEEGVVFRTGVLVGKDFPANVNNWSKKTVSPEELKAEFDAVVIAGGAEQPRDLPVPGRELKGVHFAMDFLPQQNKINAGDKVKDQILAGAKNVIVIGGGDTGSDCVGTSNRQGATSVSQFELMPEPPETENKPMVWPYWPIKLRTSSSHEEGCDRDWAVATKRLEGKNGRVEKLIAARVEWKDGKMQEVPNSEFEMKADLVFLAMGFVSPVAQVLEAFGVDKDARGNAKATTDGDGSYKTSVDKVFAAGDMRRGQSLVVWAIREGRQCARAVDEFLMGASVLPL, from the coding sequence ATGGGTAAAGTAACGGGCTTCATGGAATATAGCCGCATGCCAGAGACGTACGAGGCACCGCTGGCACGTAAGAAACATTACAAAGAATTTATTTTGCAGCTTGGCGATAAAGAAGCCAAGGTACAAGGCGCACGCTGCATGGATTGCGGTATTCCGTTCTGCAACAACGGTTGTCCCGTGAATAATATTATTCCTGACTGGAATGATCTGGTGTATCGCGGCGCGTATCAGGAAGCGCTGGACACACTACATTCGACCAATAATTTCCCGGAATTCACCGGTCGTATTTGTCCTGCGCCTTGCGAGAGCGCGTGTACGCTGGGGATTAACGATGATCCGGTCGGGATCAAATCGATTGAACATTTCATCATCGATAAAGGCTGGGAAAACGGTTGGGTTGTCGCACAGCCAGCGCTGGTAAAGACCGGTAAGAAAGTCGCGGTAGTTGGTTCCGGCCCAGCAGGTCTGGCGGCAGCGCAACAGCTAGCGCGCATCGGACATGATGTGACTGTATTTGAAAAGAGCGATCGTATCGGCGGCTTGCTGCGTTATGGTATTCCTGATTTTAAAATGGAAAAAAGCCATATTGACCGTCGCGTCGCACAGATGGAAGAAGAAGGCGTTGTTTTCCGTACCGGCGTTTTGGTCGGTAAGGATTTTCCTGCTAATGTGAATAATTGGTCTAAAAAAACAGTTTCTCCGGAAGAGTTGAAGGCAGAATTTGACGCAGTGGTGATTGCTGGTGGTGCCGAGCAGCCACGTGACTTGCCAGTGCCTGGTCGGGAATTGAAGGGCGTCCATTTCGCGATGGATTTCCTGCCGCAACAAAACAAGATCAATGCCGGCGATAAGGTCAAGGATCAAATTCTGGCTGGCGCGAAAAACGTGATTGTTATCGGCGGCGGTGATACCGGATCGGATTGCGTTGGTACGTCTAACCGTCAAGGCGCAACATCGGTGTCGCAATTCGAGTTGATGCCAGAGCCACCAGAAACAGAAAACAAGCCGATGGTATGGCCATATTGGCCAATCAAATTGCGTACATCTTCGTCGCACGAAGAGGGCTGTGACCGTGATTGGGCGGTTGCGACTAAGCGTCTTGAGGGCAAAAATGGTCGGGTTGAAAAGCTGATTGCTGCCCGCGTCGAATGGAAGGACGGCAAGATGCAGGAAGTGCCGAATTCCGAATTTGAAATGAAGGCGGATCTGGTATTTTTGGCGATGGGATTCGTCTCTCCTGTGGCCCAAGTGCTGGAGGCGTTTGGGGTTGATAAAGACGCCCGGGGCAATGCCAAAGCAACGACCGATGGCGATGGTTCGTATAAAACCTCGGTCGATAAAGTATTCGCGGCGGGTGATATGCGTCGCGGTCAGTCATTAGTGGTCTGGGCAATTCGGGAAGGTCGTCAGTGTGCACGTGCAGTCGATGAGTTCCTGATGGGCGCATCAGTACTGCCTTTGTAA
- a CDS encoding ABC transporter ATP-binding protein, whose amino-acid sequence MGNIVEIRDVEFSYGDRPILSSLSMDFPRGKVIAIMGGSGSGKTTILRLIGGQLQPNGGKIVVNDQLVATLNKSDLYAMRRKMGMLFQNGALFTDLSVYENVAFPIREHTDLPDELLNNLVLMKLQAVGLRNAAQLMPSEISGGMARRVALARAVALDPCLTMYDEPFAGLDPISMRVTASLIRKLNDALGSTSIVVSHDVDESFAIADYIYFLSQGKIVAHGTPDEMRASSDPFVKQFVYAEADGPVPFHYPGKSFAADLGLEARP is encoded by the coding sequence GTGGGTAATATTGTCGAAATCCGAGATGTGGAGTTTAGCTATGGTGATCGGCCGATCTTATCGTCCCTTAGTATGGACTTCCCGCGAGGAAAAGTTATCGCGATCATGGGTGGCTCCGGATCAGGAAAAACGACCATTTTGCGACTGATTGGCGGCCAATTGCAGCCAAACGGCGGGAAAATCGTTGTTAACGATCAATTAGTCGCTACGCTTAACAAGTCAGATTTGTACGCTATGCGACGTAAGATGGGTATGTTGTTTCAGAATGGTGCTTTATTTACCGATTTGTCGGTATATGAAAATGTCGCCTTTCCGATACGTGAGCATACCGATTTGCCAGATGAATTATTAAACAACTTGGTGTTAATGAAATTACAGGCTGTCGGTTTGCGCAATGCAGCACAACTTATGCCGTCTGAAATATCCGGTGGGATGGCGCGTCGCGTCGCGTTGGCCCGTGCGGTAGCGCTAGATCCATGCTTAACCATGTATGACGAGCCATTTGCCGGACTGGACCCTATCTCGATGCGCGTGACCGCGTCACTGATTCGTAAGCTCAATGATGCATTAGGTTCAACTTCAATCGTGGTGTCACACGATGTGGACGAGTCGTTCGCTATTGCAGATTATATTTATTTCCTATCGCAAGGGAAGATCGTTGCCCACGGCACGCCGGATGAAATGCGAGCCTCAAGCGACCCGTTTGTGAAGCAATTCGTTTACGCGGAAGCAGATGGTCCGGTGCCTTTCCATTATCCAGGTAAGTCGTTCGCGGCCGATCTTGGCCTGGAGGCGCGTCCGTGA
- the mlaE gene encoding lipid asymmetry maintenance ABC transporter permease subunit MlaE yields the protein MVRLFESVGRSVRETVSGIGRATRIFFAILRASGGLLKRPRLITDQIHFIGNYSMLIIGVSGLFIGFVLGLQGYYTLNKYGSEQALGLLVALSLVRELGPVVTALLFAGRAGTSLTAEIGLMKAGEQLVAMEMMAVDPLQRVIAPRFWAGIIAMPLLAAVFSALGILGGYVVGVRLIGVDEGSFWSQMQAGVDVWKDVANGVLKSAVFGVAVTFIALYQGYEAKPTPEGVARATTRTVVIASLTVLALDFLLTALMFN from the coding sequence ATCGTTAGACTATTTGAGTCAGTTGGCAGGAGTGTGCGTGAAACCGTATCTGGCATTGGTAGAGCGACGCGGATATTTTTTGCCATTTTGCGGGCTTCCGGAGGCTTGCTAAAGCGCCCTCGACTAATTACCGATCAGATCCATTTCATCGGTAATTATTCGATGCTGATCATTGGTGTGTCGGGTCTGTTTATCGGATTTGTATTGGGTTTGCAGGGTTACTACACGCTCAATAAGTATGGCTCCGAACAGGCGCTGGGTTTGTTGGTCGCCCTGTCGCTGGTACGTGAGTTGGGTCCGGTAGTGACGGCGTTGCTGTTTGCCGGGCGCGCTGGTACATCGCTGACTGCCGAAATCGGGCTGATGAAAGCTGGCGAGCAGTTGGTCGCGATGGAAATGATGGCGGTTGATCCTTTGCAGCGCGTGATCGCACCGCGCTTCTGGGCCGGAATTATTGCAATGCCGTTGCTGGCAGCGGTCTTTAGCGCGCTCGGTATCTTGGGCGGCTACGTTGTTGGTGTACGTTTGATTGGTGTTGATGAAGGTTCTTTCTGGTCTCAAATGCAGGCAGGCGTCGATGTTTGGAAAGACGTCGCTAACGGGGTCCTGAAAAGTGCCGTGTTTGGGGTAGCAGTGACTTTTATCGCGTTGTATCAAGGTTATGAGGCCAAGCCAACTCCAGAAGGTGTTGCGCGTGCAACAACAAGAACCGTCGTGATAGCGTCCCTGACTGTGTTGGCACTGGACTTCTTGTTAACTGCATTAATGTTTAATTAA
- the mlaD gene encoding outer membrane lipid asymmetry maintenance protein MlaD translates to MQQKSVDGWVGLFVVFGALALIFLAFKAGNLGGASFQASYPVISKFDNIGGLKPRAPVKSAGVVVGRVGAINFDDKNFQAVVTLNMDERYKFPVDSSAKILTAGLLGEQYIGIEAGGDTKDLVAGENIKMTQSAIVLENLISQLIYSKAADGKDSSQ, encoded by the coding sequence ATGCAACAAAAATCTGTGGATGGTTGGGTCGGCTTATTCGTCGTGTTTGGTGCGCTGGCACTTATTTTTCTGGCTTTTAAAGCCGGTAATTTGGGTGGCGCATCGTTTCAGGCCAGTTATCCCGTGATATCGAAGTTCGATAACATCGGCGGTCTGAAGCCACGCGCGCCTGTGAAGAGTGCGGGTGTTGTTGTCGGGCGGGTGGGTGCGATCAATTTTGACGACAAAAACTTTCAAGCTGTTGTAACGTTAAATATGGATGAGCGTTACAAATTTCCGGTAGACAGCTCGGCCAAAATTCTGACCGCGGGTTTGTTGGGTGAACAATATATCGGCATAGAAGCTGGCGGCGATACCAAAGATCTGGTCGCTGGAGAAAACATCAAAATGACACAATCAGCGATCGTGCTAGAGAATCTGATCAGTCAGCTTATTTATAGCAAGGCAGCGGACGGAAAGGATAGTTCCCAATGA
- a CDS encoding VacJ family lipoprotein produces MKTTTLVSALAVVAVMSGCATTGGASNPQDPLEGFNRAMFTVNDKFDQIALKPVATAYRNWLPSFVQTGVNNFFGNLADVWSAANGYLQGNGVDGTTAVMRVAVNTTFGLGGLLDVSSAAGLQKKNKDFGQTLGVWGVGSGPYLVLPLFGPSNIRDAAALPVDFYGDIWTYKYPVRWRNTGSVVRLVDKRANLLDASTLLEDAALDKYEFVRDAYTQRRQSQIDGPNKEDN; encoded by the coding sequence ATGAAAACCACGACGCTCGTTAGTGCTTTAGCTGTTGTAGCGGTCATGAGCGGTTGCGCAACCACCGGTGGCGCCAGCAATCCACAGGATCCGCTGGAAGGCTTCAATCGGGCGATGTTCACAGTGAACGATAAATTCGATCAAATTGCCTTGAAGCCTGTGGCGACTGCGTATAGAAACTGGTTGCCGTCTTTTGTACAAACCGGGGTTAATAACTTTTTTGGTAACCTTGCTGATGTATGGAGCGCAGCTAACGGCTACTTGCAGGGCAACGGTGTGGATGGTACGACGGCCGTGATGCGGGTAGCAGTCAATACTACGTTCGGTCTGGGCGGTTTGCTGGATGTCAGTTCGGCAGCTGGCTTACAAAAAAAGAACAAAGATTTTGGTCAAACGCTAGGCGTATGGGGCGTCGGTTCAGGTCCTTATCTGGTGTTACCGTTGTTTGGTCCATCCAATATTCGTGATGCAGCGGCGTTGCCAGTAGATTTCTACGGTGATATCTGGACTTACAAATATCCAGTGCGCTGGCGTAATACCGGATCGGTGGTACGTTTGGTTGACAAGCGTGCTAACTTACTTGATGCCTCTACATTACTTGAAGATGCGGCCCTTGATAAATATGAATTTGTGCGTGATGCGTATACGCAGCGCCGTCAAAGTCAAATCGATGGTCCAAATAAAGAAGACAACTAA
- a CDS encoding ABC transporter substrate-binding protein: MNTIKKYLALAMTLGAMTLAGSAFAQEAPDALVQRISHEVIDTAKADKSIQGGNQQRILSLVEEKIIPYVDFDRMTSLAAGRFWREATPDQKKQLTAQFRSLLIFTYSGALAQVRDQKIDFKPMRGSPTDTDVEVRSQVIQPRGEPIQLNYRMEKLADGWKIYDVNVLGAWLVESYKGTFASEIGRSGMDGLIKMLTDKNKSLAAKNSK, from the coding sequence ATGAATACTATAAAAAAATATTTGGCGTTAGCCATGACACTTGGTGCTATGACATTGGCTGGTTCTGCTTTTGCTCAGGAGGCGCCAGATGCGCTGGTTCAGCGCATTAGTCACGAGGTTATTGATACTGCTAAAGCCGATAAGAGCATCCAGGGTGGCAATCAGCAACGCATTCTCTCGCTGGTCGAAGAAAAAATTATTCCATACGTTGATTTCGACCGCATGACGTCGCTTGCTGCAGGGCGTTTTTGGAGAGAAGCAACGCCTGACCAGAAAAAACAGTTAACCGCACAGTTCCGTAGTCTGCTGATCTTTACTTATTCTGGCGCTTTGGCGCAAGTCCGTGATCAAAAAATTGACTTCAAGCCAATGCGTGGAAGTCCTACAGATACAGACGTTGAAGTTCGTTCGCAAGTGATTCAACCCCGTGGCGAGCCTATTCAACTTAATTACCGCATGGAAAAGCTGGCAGACGGCTGGAAAATTTATGATGTCAACGTATTGGGCGCATGGCTCGTTGAGTCTTATAAAGGGACCTTTGCTTCAGAAATCGGCCGTTCGGGGATGGATGGTCTGATTAAAATGTTAACTGACAAGAATAAATCCCTCGCCGCTAAAAATAGCAAATAA
- a CDS encoding STAS domain-containing protein — protein sequence MFRPSHSLTVSNAKLALEAGLRAIAGGETEIDLGDVVAVDSAAVATLLAWQCAALNQGLSLHFSSLPSNLESLIDLYGVSDLLSPATQPIMIDSPVTPHH from the coding sequence ATGTTCAGGCCTTCTCATTCTCTTACTGTCAGTAACGCCAAACTCGCCCTTGAAGCGGGACTTCGGGCGATCGCTGGCGGCGAGACCGAAATTGATTTGGGCGACGTGGTGGCGGTAGATTCTGCCGCAGTAGCAACGTTGCTTGCGTGGCAATGTGCCGCGCTCAATCAAGGGCTTTCGCTCCACTTCTCCAGCTTGCCTTCCAATCTGGAAAGCCTGATTGATTTATATGGTGTATCGGATTTGCTGTCCCCTGCGACACAACCGATCATGATCGACTCCCCCGTGACCCCACATCACTGA